ATAATGTTGGCCAACTTTGTCACCGAGTCCGACGGAGGCTGATTAATGCTAGATCTGGTCGTGGAACGCTTGCGAATATCCGcctcttgctgttgctttctATGTATATCACTTAATCTAAAGGCCTCGAGGAACTCATTGAGATCCACTTTGCCATCGCCATTGAGATCCATCATTCGGCATTTTTCTAGCATTTCAGATTTGGATGTGTCACCCGGCATATGGGCATCCAGGAGATCAATTGCCTTCTCAAACTCATCAAGTGTTATTTCGCCTAAAgggaaattaaacaaattagaaTCAATATGGCGTAAAACTGTTTTAAAACAAACCAGATTTATCGGCatctattatattaaaaatggtcTCCAAACTAGTCTTGTTGGCATACAAAGCATCCATAACTGATGTGCCATCAGCTTCTGCTTCCAACTGCAAGACAAAGtattaattaacttaaatcTTAAGTCTGAAATTTCAAAGTTGTAGCTTACTATAACATCCGTATCCAGCAGATCCAATGTTCGGAAATAGTTGACACTCTTGCTGTCGGTTCCCGGTGCAAGTTTCTCGCGCAGTAGACGCCAGGGCAGTCCCAACTTGGTCACCTTCTCCATAACATAGCACCACTTCGAGATGGTTATGTAGCCCTTATCATCTGGATCGTACTTCTTAAACTCGGTCTCCAGCTCATCGCGATACTCGCGCATCTTAACGGCCAGCTCCTTTAAGGCAGCACTCTCCACGATGCCTACGCGCTGCTTGAAGGTGAGTTTCTTGGCCTGTGAGGCAGCCGAGATGTACTGGACAAATCGTGGCACCAACTGGTTATTAAGGCGTATGTACGCCCCTTTATTGGACCCCAGGGCATAGTAGTTGGAGGCAGAGAATATGGTGATGAcctatttcaataaatttgaattttgatttcaatttaattcgtGCTTAATTCACCTTGTTGTCATGCGTAAACTCGTGCCCATTTGGCTTGCATTCGTGTGATCTGATCATGTAGCTGAGTCTATGGCGCTCCAAGAACTTTTCAGTGGTGTCTGGACCAAACCAAACACCAGCTCCACGCAAAGTATTTGGTATACAGCCAGGCACAGACTGTGGATCGCTCCACATAATATCGAAAATCTGCAGAGACAACAgtttagttaattttaattttcaaaagtgCATTCAAGATACCTGCTGCCACTCAGCTTTGTCCAGCGGCTGACCTTCAGTGAGCGGCGGTCGCAAAATCGAAACGTACTACAAAAGagattaaatacataatatagtTTATATTTGACTATTTAAGCAGCTTTACCTTGCTTCTATCTATAGATTTAATGAGATCCAGATCTGTGTTATCCGAGAAACCGCCATGCACAATCAGAACACGATTGTTTATAATTGATCCCAGTGGCAGCCAGCGATAAACTTCATCGATTAAGCGCAACAATCGTTTATAATTGCGCTGAGttaaaaatgttcattaaatAGAGATTGTATAAAGAGAAAGATATATACTCACTGGATACTTGCGCTCTACTTCGCGACTAAAGCCATAGCGAGCATTCATTACGCTGTCCTCATGATTGCCACGATTGAGGAATACAGCATTGGGGAATGCCAAATAAAGCGACAGTAATAGCAGAAGAACCTCAAGTCCCTTCTTTCCTCTGTCCACAAAGTCACCGTTGAAGACATAAGGATTAGAAGTGGACGGCAGCCCATTCTgtgaataaattttatttcaaatttttaaatgatttttataatattttaattcttgtTTACCTTGCATAGCACAACTAGCAAATCATCCAGTTTGCCATGCAGATCCCCACAAACTGTCACTTGCTGCGACACCGCAGTGGAAACCATCGAGAGGTTAGGCATTTCCTTGAGTGACTTGGCAGCTTCTCTGAGTATTAGCACAACATACTTGGGATGCAAACGATTGCTCTACAACGAATCAATTAAATCAATCTTTATATTCACTTCAAGAAAACACTCATCTGACTCACTCTCTTCTTGCGGAACACATCGATAAGTAGGTCTATGTGACTCTTCATTATGGGTATTTCAACTTTGGTAGACACAATATCGCCCACTTCTTCCATTAGCGCCTCACTTTCTTCCAAAAGAGCAGCTTAAAATACATACagaaaatataagaaatttatttcatagcTAACAGCAAAATGTTAGAACTCACTGCATGTTGACGTTGGACTTTTGTTCCCTGTCCCAGCTGCCTGGGGCATGTGCTTGATGAGCTCATGGAAAAATTTGTACAACTGCAAAGAAAAGCAATTAGCAATGCTTTAGAGTGCACTATAAAACTAGCGAAAATGGAATAcataaagttaatttaattaaactagCGTCAGTTATAAATGGCACCCAAGCTGCATTTTCTGCTTTgcataacataaaataaaataattgacatCTTACCTCGGCTTGGTCCTGTTCGCTGGCATACTCCAAGTTCTGGAAGATTTGCCAATTACAACGCTTTCTCATTTCCTGTCTGGCCTGATGCTGCCGATACCATTTCTGAATGAATATTGCAGCTCTGATTGCTAAAAAATATCAAGATATGGCGGcttaaattagttaatttcaaattaaatggaaactAACATAACATGTGAAAcattatgaatgaataaatcTTTCTATAGTCGAGTATGTTCGACTATAAGATACCcattacttgttttaaatgaaCCCAAATTATCTAACAGTGctatattattcttaaaatatgtcaaatcattataatgaaaacatacttaaatatatcgTAGCCTGTAATTGGTATgccgatatactactacatttaaaaaagttaaaaatataccatacagtggAAACTATACCATATTCTCAACAAAAGACACTAAGACTCGTCTGCAACATTCATTTATTACCATAGCCTCTAAGATTTGTACCTGATCTTAACTAAAAAACTGTAATTTGTACCACAAATtgaaacatatgtatgtacatacatgatACATGCTTTTTCCGTacgcacaaagttataatatacTTCTGTCCTGTgtgtagcgagtataaaaatatattttattaataattgtaaatgttCGTTTACGAATACAATATCTacaaatagttatttttttaaattgttattacacgccttttgtttgttataaaaacaaattgtcaacactaattatacaatttattacgctcaaaatcaaaaaacggaaacaataaaatttaaacttcGGTCGgtttgataatttttttttttgtgcctgtGTGCAgtgttaaaattttttaatgtattgcGCAATAGTTACGTAATAAGTACTTAAACAATCTAGAACACTTCAGCGAAActataaatctttttttttttttattccccATTTGGGACCAATGGAATTCCCAAGagattgaaaacaattatGGTTTTGCAATTGGGAGATTGTATGCCAATAATTATTGCCCTTTAGCTTGaagtaatatattataaaatcagCAACTTTAatagtaatttaaaaagttttcttatatgttaatttgtttttaatacagttaaaaaaaagttaactgctactctttaattattttcaaccAAGTGGTCGAAGTAATTATTTCCTTGTGAAAAGTGCATTACCCAAACCtctttttttccatattttcaGATCCTTTTTGTCGAGTGACATGCAAAGTTCTGAAACTCTTGCCACGATCTGATAATGCAGTTAAATGACCAATTAGGGTTGTAAAGAGCAAAGGAAAACGAGACAACGCTGACTCACTTCGTCGcgtgtaaattgtttttaatatgtttaaatgTGTCATTATGCATATTAGGAAAAATATGTCGTCTCCCGGGTGCTTTATACTTAAAACATTCGCACTCTcccaaattataaattcttttaataacATTGTGTTGTCAACATATAGATTTTCACAAAACTTTAACTAGGtaagtttaaatttgatattttctttCGACAATTGGTGTTATATAATTACTCACCATTTTCATCCATTACCAAGTACATACTTTTAGTAAACAGTAATTAAAGACTCCTTCACTGCACTCAATTTTCGTTCGAAACACAAAGTTGTTTTGTAAAATTGATGCTTTAAGAACTTGCCCTcgtttcaaattgaaaattttcacGGACAAACGTTAAAGCATATCGATTTTGTGTCGGGactttaattgctttgctttactttgtcttaaattgaaattgggtAAAAAGAAATTGTCCGCGTTgtgcacacaaaaaattgttaatacgCAGCGTGgccaataaaaatatgtatgccaAGTGGCTTTTATGGCGAAAATTGTAGCTACTTTCTGCGTTCTGCATAAGCTTTATAAAGaattatgaaaacattttctttgttGTACACGCGAAACCCAACGCAAGACTGGGACTTTCGAACGGGTAGTTTTCTCTGCTCTGTCTCGATGTCTGTGtcggtgttggtgttgtgctTGTGGTTTTCCATTTACCCTCCGCATTCTATCAActtatgggtgtgtgtgtgtgtgtgcttgtgtgtgccCGTTTCCGTGTCAGTGTGTGTTTAGCTCTATTTGAccatgcaaacaaaaacacacttaCGAACACGTacttgtatatgtgtgtgtattaaaaGGGGCAGGCCGGTCGATATGGCCACCCTTtggtcagtcagtcagtcagtcagtcagccattTAGTCGCCGACTCGGCCAGGGTTGTGGCATAAAGATTTGGCTGTCTTGGCTTTCTCAACTAGTTGGTGCCACAAAATTGTAGCACAAACTAATGCGGAAATAAGGTCGCTctgcttttcacttttctttcGAGTGCTGAATGTGAAAACTTTCTAAAGTAGTCCACTTGTTAGCATTCactttcttgtattttttgtgtgctgccgtgttttcttgttttcttttattattttggcaaGTACTCGTATCGATTCTTTTTCGCGAGAAAACACGCTGTACTCAAAGTACTCGACGTGTAGTGTAGTAGTATGTGTGTTGTTAGCATGATGACATTTACGatgtttgctttgccttttggCTCTGGTGGCTTTTAGCTTGTGCGGACACCAGAAAGATGAGGCGACCACAAAAATTGTTGatggaaaattgtttataaatttgccAATTTCCCCAGAGGCTACTCACTTTTCTCGGCCTGCATCGGGCTCTTGGGTCGCTGGGGCTTGCGGAAGCACTTTGGACCTTTCCTGTGAAATAATTGCAGCAGACTGGAGGTCCGTGTGCTGGCCGCCTCCGTTGTTTGCGGCCGGCTATTGGACTCCAGTTCGGACATCCGACTCGATGAGGCGTCTTCCACCGACGAGGAGCTGCGTCGCttgccaccgccgccagcCTTCTGCAGACATCCGCAACTGCAGAGCATGTTGATGGCTTTAGGCGGGATAAGCTTTTGTCCACACACGCCTAGGCCTAGGCGTTAACCTCTGACCGACTGCCCGACCGACTGAGGTGaggtgttttttttgttgttatgtaAATAAAGACCGCATACAGAAACCGTCGAGAACCGAGCACTGCGAATCGAGAACTATAAACTGTAAATTGAGAACTTAGAACTGAGAACGGAGAACTGAAAGACGCAAATGTGCGTCGCACTTATGGGTCTACCATGTGGATATGTCGCGTCGTTTGGGTGTAACGTAGTGTTCGAGCTTTGTCGCGCGGTCCGTCTTAATTGCGGCTCCACAAAGAACAAGCGGAGGCagaacaaacaaatttcactGGACTTATGTCACAACACACATGCATGAGTCTACCTTGAGGTTTACTTTAGTACTGAATGTGTATGCTGCTCGCCTCACAATGTAACATGATATGCCCGGACTTGCCCCGAAAACACATTGTCCGTCCTTCACCCAGTGTGCCGCCAGTGGCGCTTTGTTTTGCCGGGTGTGTGCTGTGCTCTACTGTGTtgtgctgctctgctctgctctgctctgcgcTGAGCTGAACCGAACTGAGCGCTGTGTACTGTGCGATGGTGATGAGTGTGTatgctggctggctgaatgGCGTGCCTGTGGGTCCACAAGGGTGGAAAATGAGTGGAAAACTGTTGCATGAAACTTtgcttcagtttttttttttttttttcatttgttctttctatgctttgttgttgccgttgttgtctttgctttgcctttcattcattcaacCGGTATCAAACTCATTTTAATCAACGTGTTTATCACCGATTTCGGATGAGCACCCAGCTGGGTGGAAAATGGGGGGGTCCAAGGCTGCTAAAGTTTAATTTTCGACCGATCTGCCTGCTCTCACTTCGAAAGGTCACAACAAACTAACTAACTCCACGGAAAATACCAACGGCAAATGTGTGTTGGGAGTTTGCTTTGCGAAATACCATGCATTTAATATGCTGAGATTTATGCTTTAATAATTCTGAATTAATTGTTGTGTGGTAAATAAAACGCTTTATTTAGTTCGAGGTGGTGAGGCATCTAATGGAGTTGAttgcttaatatttattgttccatttaattttattttatgtataaatcAGTTTGagctattatttatatttcattacgaaataaattctatatCCATGTAAACACTAAACTCTTTTCGTGTTGTTATCTGCCAGGGTATCTTTTGAGTAGCGCACTTTCACTATCTTTATGGCTTCAGATATTGTTGAATATGCCCGAAATGCCACTAAAAGCAGGCAGCACACAAAGTTTGTTCAAAGCTGGGTGGAAGGGGTGGCTTTTTGGTTCCACACAACTTTCGCGCGCACAGAATCGATTCTGTACGAAATTCAGTCACATTCGCACGAGTTCTTTCTCTCAGTGCACTCGTAAAAGTGATGccgtggcagcagcagcagcggcagcagcagcggcaactgaGGCAGCAAACtgtggcagcgacagcgacagcgacaacaacagagcaATAATAGCACAAACACGAACAGCTACAGCCAGAATTTCGAAATAGCACGACAAGCTGcgtgctgcagcagcagcagcagcagtaacgccaacgccaacgcgaacgccagcaacaacagcaggcagTGGCAATGTCaatgttacgtatacgtaatgtttgtatacatatacGAATCCGAATCCGAAATACGTATAATTacgtattacgtatacgtatgaCCCCGCAGCGCGTTTGTCGCTCTTGCGTTCCCGTCTTGTTTGCATGAAATTCCGATACAAACTGAAAGCACGGAAGTCGCTGGCGGCgacaatgcaaaaacaaaagcaaaaagcagaagcagaagcaaacgCAGAAGCGTTTCAACGTTTCAGCGTTAGCGAAATCAGCTGGCGCAAAAATCGTTCAAAAATGACCGAATTGAGTCGAAAATCGATATCATCTGCGAACGAAAAAGCGGGTAAATCAGCTCTATTCTATTTCCAGAGCCGGTGAGCGATGCGGAGCGAGTGGTGGCAACAGCCACACAAAAACAGAGGCAACAAAGCGAGATGAAtgtattatacatatacatttttctGTTAAAGCGTTTCTTGTATTCGATTAACGTTTAAAGCGCGCTTGCTTGAGTTTGCTTTACATAACAATCAcacagatgatgatgatgatgatgatgcatcGCTTGGGGTAATTGTTGCTCGGATtatatttcgtttttctcCGGCCGAGAAAATAATTGTCGACTTGTGACTTGAGGGCAAatgctggctggctggatgGTTTGACTCTGCTCAGCTCTGCTTATTTAGGATGCCTTCAACAATTGCTTGCTTATTTAGGATTTCGAGCAAGTCAATGTCAAGTTGAGTCACAACTAACTGtcgcctctctctctttttcactctctctctctctctctcactctctctgtgttcTCTGCTGATGGCCCCCAAAAGTCAAGGCCATTCAATGCTGTTGCccagacgacaacgacaacgacgacttACATTAGCACTTGTCTTTGGGGATGTGTATATGGaatgttggttgttggttgatGTCATTAAAGTTTTCATTGCTTGATTTGGCATGGACAGCAAGGACAAGGCCGAAGGATATGgtccatcatcatcatcatctgcaTTATTTGTGCGGCTGCCCCAGCAATTTAACTGCGCAGTTGCCAATTGCTCTGCTTATTACATGCTGCCTGATGGATGCGATGGGCGTTCAAATCGCCGCTGTCTGTGTTTACGACTAACTGCTGCCGCTTACACTTgtttctcgctctctgtctctgcaaTCACATTGTTTTTATGGCCTTTAAAAAAGTTGAGCACACATTTGGGCGCTTGTTAAACATGACGAAGCCCTTTTATGAGTCCGGCTTCGCATATTGAACTGCCCAGAGCATAATAATCAAGTTGCAGCCTTACAACCCTAGCCTTGGGCTGCCACAAATTATGCCTGGCAAAAGGAAAgcctaaaagagaaaataataCATGAAAGCAAAACTCATTTTCTCCGCTTGctgcatataaattattcGCGTAGTTGCATTAGCCAGCTGTACTGGATCAGCATAAGGCTAGCGAATTTCTGTGGCATGCTGCTGAGTAGCCTTGAGCCAGGCAACAAGCACTTTTGGCCAAAAGtattaaaagttttgtgtgCCTTTGATCCGCAGCTGACTGCAAACGACAGCAAAGAATAGCACAAACTGTGGGCATCTCTCTTTTTTCCTTACTTCGTTCTGCAAGAACGTGCCACGCAtttcagttgcagtcgcaAGTATTTTAAAGGTTAACTGCCGCGAAACTGGCGAAATTCGttgacattaatttttaaatagttcGCTGTCGTCGCAACTCAATGACCCAAATGGGAGTATGGCATTGAGTAAATGGTGGCAACGGACAACGTGCAGCATCTGTAGTCATGTGGCATGCATGCCACAGTGCTGTCGGCATGCGGCAGCTGTTGCATGGCCTAGCATGCCGCATAGGGGCTGGGATTTAAGCCTCGCTGACAAAATACGAATTAAAAGCTTTTCAAAAGTACATTTAAACGGGCAATGGAACACGCCCTGAAAATATACTCTGAAATGTTTATCGAGACAAAGTGGCATTAACCCACCAATCGCCTGAAAAAGAAAGTGCAACggattcaataaaaaaaaaaccaattttgTTTCTTCAATTGATTTCTCAATTGTATATAGGCAAGGCATTTTCTTCAAAGTTTTTTACACTACTAAACctataaatacttatataatatataaatatatgtaaatataaaacttatacataaatataaattatagatCTATTctatgatattttaaataattttgtactcAAGTTgcgataaataaaattatcttTTCGTGGTAtccatatttataaattagcattattttcaatttgattgaaCTCCTTTAAAATTCCATAGAGCTTTCTGTATTAtggtattatttataattaagtaTGAGGTTtggaatgaatgaatttttaataaaatgtgttgtttgttattgtacTTTATTGCTGTACTGGTTCAGCTacttaataaatcaaaaatttaaatctaaatgatatctaattaatttaaaaatatattatataaagcttatatatctatattcaTTCTCATCgcttcataaataaatactaataaatgcaaaattctattttcattaatatgtTTTAAGTTTTGATAACaaagttgaattgaattctCAGCGAATGGTATTTAATCGCATCGCTTTAGTGGTTCATCtacagttgcaactgctgcatcGGGGCAATTGGTGGGTTAAGTGCAGCCGCAGGCAACACCTGGGCCAACTCAATCGTCCTAAGCGGTCGCCTGGTTGACATTTAAAAACGTTTTGCCTCTTGGCCATTTTTATTGCCTGCCATTTTACAAAATGGCGCAGACATAAAAAATGGCTGGCACGCAATGCGGCAACTTGTTGGCTCTCAGATTTAAGCCGATTCCGCCAAGGGCCACTTTGATTTGCGGCACAACTTATTAAAGCCCTCAGGCTGGCTTTTGGCCATGGCTATAAAGTAGGCAACATACAAAAAGGGAAGTTTTGTAGGGTTGCTTTCTATGTAGGTCTGTGTGGGTTTAACTTGTTACTTGGACCATTTGTATGCAAGCTCACGCTCGACGGTAGCCCCCGAAAGCAAAGTTATAAGCCAAGGTTTCGTAAGTTTAGTTTAATAGTTGTTGTGTTCCGTTCCCAACTTGATCCTTCGCGAGCTTCTTTCGACTCCTTCGCTTTTTGGCAGCTCGCGACGcgttttaatgcaaattaaaacgTTGCCGGCGTCAAAAAGTTGCCTCTGCTTCAACACTCGTCGCAGCGCGACGCGTCAAAGATTAAATTGAGCTCGTAGACTGCCAAAATTTAACACTCATTCTTCCCCAATCCGAGCAGCTTCCTGAAGCAGTTGCTAACGGACTGAATTAAGCGTAGTACGCAGTCAAATT
This is a stretch of genomic DNA from Drosophila albomicans strain 15112-1751.03 chromosome 3, ASM965048v2, whole genome shotgun sequence. It encodes these proteins:
- the LOC117570138 gene encoding serine/threonine-protein phosphatase rdgC isoform X2 — encoded protein: MYLVMDENGQKYIITLCVRKKHVSSIRAAIFIQKWYRQHQARQEMRKRCNWQIFQNLEYASEQDQAELYKFFHELIKHMPQAAGTGNKSPTSTCTALLEESEALMEEVGDIVSTKVEIPIMKSHIDLLIDVFRKKRSNRLHPKYVVLILREAAKSLKEMPNLSMVSTAVSQQVTVCGDLHGKLDDLLVVLCKNGLPSTSNPYVFNGDFVDRGKKGLEVLLLLLSLYLAFPNAVFLNRGNHEDSVMNARYGFSREVERKYPRNYKRLLRLIDEVYRWLPLGSIINNRVLIVHGGFSDNTDLDLIKSIDRSKYVSILRPPLTEGQPLDKAEWQQIFDIMWSDPQSVPGCIPNTLRGAGVWFGPDTTEKFLERHRLSYMIRSHECKPNGHEFTHDNKVITIFSASNYYALGSNKGAYIRLNNQLVPRFVQYISAASQAKKLTFKQRVGIVESAALKELAVKMREYRDELETEFKKYDPDDKGYITISKWCYVMEKVTKLGLPWRLLREKLAPGTDSKSVNYFRTLDLLDTDVILEAEADGTSVMDALYANKTSLETIFNIIDADKSGEITLDEFEKAIDLLDAHMPGDTSKSEMLEKCRMMDLNGDGKVDLNEFLEAFRLSDIHRKQQQEADIRKRSTTRSSINQPPSDSVTKLANIISKNTLIIEQDIDPMDCESKIIEPTK
- the LOC117570138 gene encoding serine/threonine-protein phosphatase rdgC isoform X1 — encoded protein: MLCSCGCLQKAGGGGKRRSSSSVEDASSSRMSELESNSRPQTTEAASTRTSSLLQLFHRKGPKCFRKPQRPKSPMQAEKTIRAAIFIQKWYRQHQARQEMRKRCNWQIFQNLEYASEQDQAELYKFFHELIKHMPQAAGTGNKSPTSTCTALLEESEALMEEVGDIVSTKVEIPIMKSHIDLLIDVFRKKRSNRLHPKYVVLILREAAKSLKEMPNLSMVSTAVSQQVTVCGDLHGKLDDLLVVLCKNGLPSTSNPYVFNGDFVDRGKKGLEVLLLLLSLYLAFPNAVFLNRGNHEDSVMNARYGFSREVERKYPRNYKRLLRLIDEVYRWLPLGSIINNRVLIVHGGFSDNTDLDLIKSIDRSKYVSILRPPLTEGQPLDKAEWQQIFDIMWSDPQSVPGCIPNTLRGAGVWFGPDTTEKFLERHRLSYMIRSHECKPNGHEFTHDNKVITIFSASNYYALGSNKGAYIRLNNQLVPRFVQYISAASQAKKLTFKQRVGIVESAALKELAVKMREYRDELETEFKKYDPDDKGYITISKWCYVMEKVTKLGLPWRLLREKLAPGTDSKSVNYFRTLDLLDTDVILEAEADGTSVMDALYANKTSLETIFNIIDADKSGEITLDEFEKAIDLLDAHMPGDTSKSEMLEKCRMMDLNGDGKVDLNEFLEAFRLSDIHRKQQQEADIRKRSTTRSSINQPPSDSVTKLANIISKNTLIIEQDIDPMDCESKIIEPTK
- the LOC117570138 gene encoding serine/threonine-protein phosphatase rdgC isoform X3, with translation MYLVMDENAIRAAIFIQKWYRQHQARQEMRKRCNWQIFQNLEYASEQDQAELYKFFHELIKHMPQAAGTGNKSPTSTCTALLEESEALMEEVGDIVSTKVEIPIMKSHIDLLIDVFRKKRSNRLHPKYVVLILREAAKSLKEMPNLSMVSTAVSQQVTVCGDLHGKLDDLLVVLCKNGLPSTSNPYVFNGDFVDRGKKGLEVLLLLLSLYLAFPNAVFLNRGNHEDSVMNARYGFSREVERKYPRNYKRLLRLIDEVYRWLPLGSIINNRVLIVHGGFSDNTDLDLIKSIDRSKYVSILRPPLTEGQPLDKAEWQQIFDIMWSDPQSVPGCIPNTLRGAGVWFGPDTTEKFLERHRLSYMIRSHECKPNGHEFTHDNKVITIFSASNYYALGSNKGAYIRLNNQLVPRFVQYISAASQAKKLTFKQRVGIVESAALKELAVKMREYRDELETEFKKYDPDDKGYITISKWCYVMEKVTKLGLPWRLLREKLAPGTDSKSVNYFRTLDLLDTDVILEAEADGTSVMDALYANKTSLETIFNIIDADKSGEITLDEFEKAIDLLDAHMPGDTSKSEMLEKCRMMDLNGDGKVDLNEFLEAFRLSDIHRKQQQEADIRKRSTTRSSINQPPSDSVTKLANIISKNTLIIEQDIDPMDCESKIIEPTK